One Tenrec ecaudatus isolate mTenEca1 chromosome 12, mTenEca1.hap1, whole genome shotgun sequence DNA segment encodes these proteins:
- the LOC142423079 gene encoding olfactory receptor 1f45-like: MPMSRANQSTVSEFLLLGLAKQPQQQQLLFVLFLSMYLVTVLGNLLIILAISTDSCLHTPMYFFLSNLSFVDICFTSTTIPKMLVNHILGSQTISFLGCFTQMYFLFTFANMDNFLLAVMAYDRFVAVCHPLHYTTKMSPQLCALMVIGSWVVANLNVLLHILLMTRLSFCADNRIPHYFCDATPLLKLSCSDTYLNEMMIHTEGGLIMITPFVCILISYICITTAVLRVPSTKGKWKAFSTCGSHLAVVALFYGTIIAVYFNPSSSNSDETDPAATVLYTVVTPMLNPFIYSLRNKDLKRALRKVIGRKKFSTQ; the protein is encoded by the coding sequence ATGCCCATGAGCAGAGCAAACCAGTCCACTGTGTCTGAGTTCCTCCTCCTGGGTCTCGCCAAGCAGCCCCAGCAACAGCAGCTCCTCTTCGTGCTCTTCCTGAGCATGTACCTGGTCACGGTCCTGGGcaacctgctcatcatcctggccatcagCACAGACTCCTGCTtgcacacccccatgtacttcttcctcagcaACCTGTCTTTCGTGGACATCTGCTTCACATCTACCACTATCCCCAAGATGCTGGTCAACCACATCCTTGGGAGTCAGACCATCTCCTTCTTGGGGTGTTTTACtcagatgtattttctttttacgtTTGCCAACATGGACAATTTCCTCTTGGCTGTGATGGCCTATGATCGCTTTGTTGCTGTGTGTCACCCTTTACACTACACAACTAAGATGAGCCCTCAGCTCTGTGCCCTGATGGTCATTGGATCGTGGGTTGTTGCCAACCTGAATGTCCTACTGCACATCCTGCTGATGACTCGGCTTTCTTTCTGTGCAGACAACAGGATCCCTCATTACTTCTGTGATGCAACTCCTCTCCTGAAACTCTCCTGCTCTGACACATACCTCAATGAAATGATGATTCATACTGAGGGGGGCTTGATAATGATCACCCCATTTGTTTGCATCCTGATATCCTACATTTGCATCACCACTGCTGTCCTGAGAGTGCCATCCACAAAGGGAAAGTGgaaagccttctccacctgtggcTCCCACCTGGCTGTGGTAGCTCTTTTCTATGGCACCATCATTGCTGTGTATTTCAACCCTTCATCCTCCAACTCAGATGAGACAGACCCTGCCGCTACTGTGTTGTACACGGTGGTGACCCCCATGCTGAACCCCTTCATCTATAGCCTGAGGAACAAGGACTTGAAAAGGGCTCTGAGAAAGGTGATTGGGAGAAAGAAGTTTTCTACCCAGTGA